A genome region from Mycobacterium florentinum includes the following:
- a CDS encoding galactokinase, protein MTVRYAAPGRINLIGEHTDYNLGFALPIALPQRTVVTFTPDRDDAITVSSDRADGAVRIPLGTVPGDLDGWASYVAGVVWALRQAGHPVPGGAMSVTSDVQMGSGLSSSAALECAVLGALTTVAGVRIDRKDQARLARRAENEYVGAPTGLLDQLSALFGEPSTALLIDFRDVTVEPVAFDPDACGVALLLIDSRARHRHAGGEYAARRASCERAAAALAVSSLREVQDGGPSVLAPITDPVDVRRARHVLTENRRVLDFVAAVRDSDFTVAGEIMTASHASMRDDFEITTGRIDLIADTAVRAGALGARMTGGGFGGCVIALVPTDRAEAVGEAVRDAVSDAGFEPPVTTRTRAAAGAAAG, encoded by the coding sequence ATGACGGTCCGCTACGCGGCACCGGGCCGGATCAATCTGATCGGGGAGCACACCGACTACAACCTCGGATTCGCGCTGCCGATCGCGCTCCCACAGCGCACCGTCGTGACCTTTACCCCCGACCGCGACGACGCCATCACCGTCAGTAGCGATCGCGCGGACGGCGCGGTCCGTATTCCGCTGGGCACCGTTCCGGGCGACCTGGACGGCTGGGCGAGTTACGTCGCCGGTGTGGTGTGGGCGCTGCGCCAGGCCGGTCACCCGGTGCCGGGTGGGGCGATGTCGGTCACCAGCGACGTGCAGATGGGGTCGGGCCTGTCGTCGTCGGCGGCGCTGGAATGCGCGGTGCTGGGCGCGCTGACAACCGTAGCCGGTGTCCGCATCGACAGAAAGGACCAAGCGCGGCTGGCCCGGCGCGCCGAGAACGAATACGTCGGGGCCCCAACGGGTTTGCTTGACCAACTGTCCGCACTTTTCGGCGAGCCGTCGACCGCGCTGCTGATCGACTTCCGTGATGTCACCGTCGAGCCGGTGGCCTTCGACCCCGACGCGTGCGGCGTCGCGCTGCTGCTGATCGACTCCCGGGCGCGGCACCGGCATGCCGGCGGCGAGTACGCGGCCCGGCGCGCGTCGTGCGAGCGGGCGGCCGCCGCGCTCGCGGTGTCGTCGCTGCGTGAGGTTCAAGACGGCGGGCCCTCGGTGTTGGCGCCGATCACCGATCCGGTCGACGTCCGCCGGGCCCGTCACGTGCTGACCGAGAACCGGCGCGTTCTCGATTTCGTTGCCGCGGTGCGTGATTCGGACTTCACCGTGGCGGGTGAGATCATGACCGCCTCGCATGCGTCGATGCGGGACGACTTCGAGATCACCACCGGGCGCATCGACCTGATCGCCGACACCGCGGTCCGAGCGGGTGCCCTGGGCGCGCGGATGACCGGCGGCGGGTTCGGGGGTTGCGTGATCGCCTTGGTGCCGACCGACCGGGCGGAGGCGGTGGGCGAGGCGGTGCGGGACGCGGTGTCGGACGCCGGGTTCGAGCCGCCGGTGACCACCCGAACCCGGGCGGCTGCCGGCGCGGCGGCCGGCTAA
- the galT gene encoding galactose-1-phosphate uridylyltransferase, which produces MTAPTRAKLADGRDLLFFALPGHCPEPVADRRPLPERDPDQSQLRFDRSTGQWVIIAALRQDRTYKPPADQCPLCPGPTGLTSEVPAPDYDVVVFENRFPSLSGAGRAMGAPAGDDFVSAPGHGRTEVICFSSDHTGSFSELPPAHARLVVDAWRHRTADLLATPGIEQVFCFENRGEEIGVTLSHPHGQIYGYPYLTPRTATMLEQAREHRKQHGDNLFAGLLAHEVADGSRIVARSELFTAFVPFAARWPVEVHIYPNRFVHNLVELTDGELDAFARLYLDVLGRFDRMYSVPLPYISALHQYADTEAQADGYFHVELMSIRRSATKLKYLAASESAMGAFIGDVMPESVAQRLRELA; this is translated from the coding sequence GTGACAGCGCCGACGCGGGCGAAACTGGCCGACGGCCGTGACCTGTTGTTCTTCGCATTGCCGGGACACTGTCCGGAGCCGGTCGCCGATCGCAGACCCTTGCCGGAGCGCGATCCGGACCAGTCGCAATTGCGGTTCGACCGGTCGACCGGGCAATGGGTGATCATCGCCGCGCTGCGACAGGACCGCACCTACAAGCCGCCCGCCGATCAGTGCCCGCTGTGTCCGGGTCCCACCGGATTGACCAGCGAGGTGCCCGCACCGGACTACGACGTCGTCGTGTTCGAGAACCGGTTCCCGAGCCTGTCCGGCGCCGGGCGGGCGATGGGTGCGCCCGCCGGCGACGACTTCGTCTCCGCGCCCGGGCACGGCCGCACCGAGGTGATCTGTTTTTCCAGCGACCACACCGGTTCGTTCTCCGAGTTGCCACCTGCGCACGCACGGCTGGTCGTCGACGCCTGGCGGCACCGCACCGCCGACCTGCTGGCCACACCGGGCATCGAGCAGGTGTTCTGCTTCGAAAATCGTGGTGAGGAAATCGGGGTCACGCTGAGCCATCCGCATGGTCAGATCTATGGCTACCCGTATCTGACGCCGCGAACCGCCACGATGCTGGAGCAGGCACGCGAACATCGAAAGCAGCACGGCGACAACCTCTTTGCCGGCCTGCTGGCGCACGAGGTCGCCGACGGCAGCCGCATCGTGGCGCGCAGCGAGCTGTTCACGGCGTTCGTGCCGTTCGCGGCGCGCTGGCCCGTCGAGGTGCATATCTACCCGAACAGGTTCGTGCACAACCTTGTCGAATTGACCGACGGCGAACTCGACGCATTCGCCCGGCTCTATCTCGACGTGCTCGGACGGTTCGACCGGATGTATTCGGTTCCGCTGCCTTATATTTCGGCACTGCACCAGTACGCGGACACCGAGGCCCAAGCGGACGGCTATTTCCACGTCGAGTTGATGTCGATCCGGCGCAGTGCCACCAAGCTCAAGTACTTGGCGGCTTCCGAATCGGCGATGGGCGCGTTCATCGGCGACGTCATGCCCGAAAGCGTGGCCCAGCGATTGCGTGAACTCGCATGA